A genomic region of Oryza glaberrima chromosome 1, OglaRS2, whole genome shotgun sequence contains the following coding sequences:
- the LOC127760286 gene encoding PH, RCC1 and FYVE domains-containing protein 1-like isoform X1, whose translation MTPDETALITLKKGTKLIKYSRRGKPKIRAFRLSSVSDKPQDETSLIWFSHKKEKFLRLSSVTKIIPGQRTAVFGRFLHPEKDYLSFSLIFKNGQRSLDLVCKDQAEVEVWFSALEGLISSFRKKSLINEHKDRVSFSEEVTYYQDRHSYDSTLDITSNISRSFNSAGYCGTNSFSFRKSDVGFDRLNMIRTSAADSSRVSISSALSSYSQGSGTDDIESLGDVYVWGEVWTDVTPSDGHTSSSCSKVDVLIPKPLESDVVLDVNQIACGTRHVALTTRQGEVFTWGEEFGGRLGHGTDADISRPKLVESLSLTVVDLISCGEFHTCAVTTSGDLFNWGDGSYNVGLLGCGTEVSYWLPKKVSGPLEGLQVLSVACGSWHSALTTSSGKLYTFGDGTFGVLGHGDRETLAYPKEVEALSGFKTIKVACGIWHSAAIVEVTNQTGANVMSKKLYTWGDGDKNRLGHGDKEPRLVPKCVQALLEYNFHQLACGHNMTVALATSGRVFTMGSSSNGQLGNPKSDGKQPCLVQDRLASELVEEISCGASHVTVLTSRSEVYTWGMGANGRLGHGDLKDRKKPCLVEALKDRHVKSISCGSNFTTCICIHKWVSGADQSVCTGCRQAFGFTRKRHDCYNCGLVHCHACSSRKVLKAALAPTPGKPHRVCDSCFLKLKAAETGSNNSNRRNAVTRRSIDGREKLERPEIRPSRTTAPAESVKYTEVKAARNDMRASQISSLLQFKDLSFSALQPTAMSPAVTMSPAVPALSTPSPYTKKTKSPAPAIPQFPKTDIDNLQKSNELLNQEMLKLQSQVDSLKQKCEAQHEQLQISDKKTKTVVSMAMEEYTRCSAVVEFVKFLDNELNGIVHELPSDAAESLKALQNQVQALLREQRSHPSELLNPMDHDGIQLSSGGNALHDFSNHRSGSTRYLFMSQDASSASGSAISLTSEPPSHRGMEHHAMVPNDFVPKHDTHGEVQLIEQFEPGVYVTLIQLKDGSKVFKRVRFSKKKFAENQAEEWWRENQERVFKKYSHPTVPQTTSTKTGSSNEEEHHS comes from the exons ATGACACCAGATGAAACT GCCCTTATTACTTTAAAGAAAGGTACTAAACTCATCAAGTATAGCCGGAGAGGAAAACCCAAGATCCGTGCGTTCAGACTTTCTAGCGTAAGCGATAAGCCCCAA GatgaaacatctttaatttggTTTTCTCACAAAAAGGAAAAGTTCCTCAGACTGTCTTCTGTCACTAAGATCATTCCTGGACAGAGAACT GCTGTGTTTGGGAGGTTTTTACACCCTGAGAAGGATTATTTATCATTTTCCCTCATATTTAAAAACGGGCAACGCTCACTTGATCTG GTTTGTAAGGATCAAGCTGAAGTTGAAGTCTGGTTTTCAGCACTTGAGGGGTTAATAAGTTCATTCCGCAAAAAATCTTTGATTAACGAACACAAGGATAGAGTATCATTTTCTGAA GAAGTAACTTATTATCAAGATCGCCATTCCTATGATTCAACACTAGATATTACTTCAAATATTTCACGCAGTTTTAACTCAGCTGGTTACTGTGGAACCAATTCATTTAGTTTCAGAAAATCAGATGTGGGATTTGATCGTCTAAATATGATAAGAACAAGTGCTGCAGACAGTAGCCGGGTTAGTATTTCTAGTGCCCTTAGTTCTTACAGTCAAGGTTCTGGAACAGATGACATAGAATCCCTTGGTGATGTTTATGTCTGGGGTGAAGTATGGACTGATGTAACCCCATCAGATGGGCACACAAGCTCTTCATGCTCAAAAGTAGATGTTTTGATCCCCAAACCTTTAGAATCTGATGTCGTGTTAGATGTTAATCAGATAGCATGTGGTACGAGACATGTAGCTCTTACTACCAGGCAAGGAGAGGTGTTTACGTGGGGTGAGGAATTTGGTGGGCGCCTAGGTCACGGAACTGATGCTGATATTAGTCGCCCCAAGCTTGTCGAGTCTTTATCACTAACCGTAGTTGATCTTATTTCATGTGGAGAATTCCATACTTGTGCTGTGACTACTTCCGGTGATCTATTCAATTGGGGGGATGGTTCTTACAATGTCGGACTGCTTGGGTGTGGCACTGAAGTTAGCTACTGGCTTCCAAAGAAAGTCTCAGGGCCCTTAGAAGGTCTTCAAGTTCTATCTGTTGCATGTGGCTCATGGCATTCTGCTTTGACCACATCAAGTGGAAAACTTTACACATTTGGTGATGGAACATTTGGTGTTCTTGGACATGGTGACCGTGAAACTTTAGCATACCCAAAAGAGGTAGAAGCCTTGAGTGGATTCAAAACGATCAAAGTTGCATGTGGAATTTGGCATTCTGCAGCAATTGTGGAGGTTACTAATCAGACAGGTGCAAATGTGATGTCTAAGAAGTTATATACCTGGGGTGATGGAGATAAGAACCGCCTTGGCCATGGGGACAAAGAGCCTAGGTTAGTTCCTAAATGTGTTCAAGCGCTTTTAGAGTACAATTTTCATCAGCTGGCTTGTGGACATAATATGACTGTTGCCCTAGCTACATCTGGTCGTGTGTTTACCATGGGTAGTTCCAGCAATGGCCAGCTTGGAAATCCAAAATCTGATGGCAAGCAGCCTTGCTTAGTTCAAGATAGATTGGCTAGTGAGTTGGTTGAAGAGATTTCATGTGGAGCTTCTCATGTTACAGTTTTGACTTCAAGAAGTGAAGTATATACATGGGGAATGGGTGCCAATGGAAGACTTGGTCATGGTGATCTCAAGGACAGGAAGAAGCCATGTCTTGTTGAAGCACTTAAAGATCGGCATGTCAAGAGTATATCATGTGGTTCAAATTTCACAACATGTATTTGCATACATAAGTGGGTATCAGGTGCAGATCAATCTGTCTGCACGGGTTGCAGGCAAGCATTTGGTTTCACTAGAAAGAGACATGATTGCTACAACTGTGGGCTGGTTCATTGTCATGCTTGCAGTTCAAGAAAAGTGTTGAAGGCTGCTCTAGCACCAACTCCAGGCAAGCCACATCGTGTGTGTGATTCATGCTTTCTAAAATTGAAAGCCGCAGAGACCGGCAGCAACAATTCTAACAGAAGAAATGCTGTTACTCGTCGCTCTATTGATGGGAGAGAGAAGCTTGAGAGGCCAGAAATAAGGCCTTCCAGGACAACAGCACCAGCGGAATCAGTCAAGTATACAGAGGTAAAAGCTGCAAGAAATGATATGAGAGCATCCCAAATTTCTTCCTTGCTACAGTTCAAAGATCTTAGCTTCTCTGCTCTTCAACCCACGGCGATGTCACCAGCTGTAACTATGTCACCTGCAGTACCTGCACTCTCAACACCATCTCCATacacaaagaaaacaaaatcaccTGCACCTGCAATCCCGCAATTCCCTAAAACTGATATAGATAACTTGCAGAAGTCTAACGAATTGCTGAATCAAGAAATGTTGAAGCTGCAATCTCAG GTTGATAGCTTAAAACAAAAGTGCGAGGCCCAACACGAGCAGCTTCAGATATCAGATAAGAAAACTAAAACAGTTGTCTCTATGGCCATGGAAGAATATACTAGATGCAGTGCTGTGGTCGAGTTTGTTAAATTTCTTGATAACGAG CTCAATGGTATAGTGCATGAACTGCCCAGCGATGCAGCAGAAAGCTTGAAAGCCTTACAAAATCAGGTGCAGGCACTGCTGAGGGAGCAAAGAAGTCATCCTTCTGAGCTTCTAAATCCTATGGATCATGATGGTATTCAACTGTCTAGTGGTGGAAATGCATTACATGATTTTTCCAATCATAGGTCAGGAAGTACACGCTACTTGTTCATGTCACAAGATGCCAGTTCTGCAAGTGGCTCTGCCATTTCACTTACAAGTGAACCCCCTTCCCATCGTGGCATGGAACACCACGCAATGGTTCCTAACGATTTTGTACCGAAGCATGATACTCATGGAGAAGTTCAATTAATTGAGCAGTTTGAACCTGGTGTATATGTCACACTTATCCAGCTGAAGGATGGTAGCAAAGTATTCAAGCGGGTCCGGTTCAG CAAGAAGAAATTTGCAGAGAATCAGGCTGAAGAATGGTGGCGGGAAAACCAAGAGCGGGTCTTCAAGAAGTACAGCCATCCGACTGTTCCTCAAACAACATCAACGAAAACAGGATCTTCTAACGAGGAAGAACATCACTCATGA
- the LOC127760286 gene encoding PH, RCC1 and FYVE domains-containing protein 1-like isoform X2 encodes MTPDETALITLKKGTKLIKYSRRGKPKIRAFRLSSDETSLIWFSHKKEKFLRLSSVTKIIPGQRTAVFGRFLHPEKDYLSFSLIFKNGQRSLDLVCKDQAEVEVWFSALEGLISSFRKKSLINEHKDRVSFSEEVTYYQDRHSYDSTLDITSNISRSFNSAGYCGTNSFSFRKSDVGFDRLNMIRTSAADSSRVSISSALSSYSQGSGTDDIESLGDVYVWGEVWTDVTPSDGHTSSSCSKVDVLIPKPLESDVVLDVNQIACGTRHVALTTRQGEVFTWGEEFGGRLGHGTDADISRPKLVESLSLTVVDLISCGEFHTCAVTTSGDLFNWGDGSYNVGLLGCGTEVSYWLPKKVSGPLEGLQVLSVACGSWHSALTTSSGKLYTFGDGTFGVLGHGDRETLAYPKEVEALSGFKTIKVACGIWHSAAIVEVTNQTGANVMSKKLYTWGDGDKNRLGHGDKEPRLVPKCVQALLEYNFHQLACGHNMTVALATSGRVFTMGSSSNGQLGNPKSDGKQPCLVQDRLASELVEEISCGASHVTVLTSRSEVYTWGMGANGRLGHGDLKDRKKPCLVEALKDRHVKSISCGSNFTTCICIHKWVSGADQSVCTGCRQAFGFTRKRHDCYNCGLVHCHACSSRKVLKAALAPTPGKPHRVCDSCFLKLKAAETGSNNSNRRNAVTRRSIDGREKLERPEIRPSRTTAPAESVKYTEVKAARNDMRASQISSLLQFKDLSFSALQPTAMSPAVTMSPAVPALSTPSPYTKKTKSPAPAIPQFPKTDIDNLQKSNELLNQEMLKLQSQVDSLKQKCEAQHEQLQISDKKTKTVVSMAMEEYTRCSAVVEFVKFLDNELNGIVHELPSDAAESLKALQNQVQALLREQRSHPSELLNPMDHDGIQLSSGGNALHDFSNHRSGSTRYLFMSQDASSASGSAISLTSEPPSHRGMEHHAMVPNDFVPKHDTHGEVQLIEQFEPGVYVTLIQLKDGSKVFKRVRFSKKKFAENQAEEWWRENQERVFKKYSHPTVPQTTSTKTGSSNEEEHHS; translated from the exons ATGACACCAGATGAAACT GCCCTTATTACTTTAAAGAAAGGTACTAAACTCATCAAGTATAGCCGGAGAGGAAAACCCAAGATCCGTGCGTTCAGACTTTCTAGC GatgaaacatctttaatttggTTTTCTCACAAAAAGGAAAAGTTCCTCAGACTGTCTTCTGTCACTAAGATCATTCCTGGACAGAGAACT GCTGTGTTTGGGAGGTTTTTACACCCTGAGAAGGATTATTTATCATTTTCCCTCATATTTAAAAACGGGCAACGCTCACTTGATCTG GTTTGTAAGGATCAAGCTGAAGTTGAAGTCTGGTTTTCAGCACTTGAGGGGTTAATAAGTTCATTCCGCAAAAAATCTTTGATTAACGAACACAAGGATAGAGTATCATTTTCTGAA GAAGTAACTTATTATCAAGATCGCCATTCCTATGATTCAACACTAGATATTACTTCAAATATTTCACGCAGTTTTAACTCAGCTGGTTACTGTGGAACCAATTCATTTAGTTTCAGAAAATCAGATGTGGGATTTGATCGTCTAAATATGATAAGAACAAGTGCTGCAGACAGTAGCCGGGTTAGTATTTCTAGTGCCCTTAGTTCTTACAGTCAAGGTTCTGGAACAGATGACATAGAATCCCTTGGTGATGTTTATGTCTGGGGTGAAGTATGGACTGATGTAACCCCATCAGATGGGCACACAAGCTCTTCATGCTCAAAAGTAGATGTTTTGATCCCCAAACCTTTAGAATCTGATGTCGTGTTAGATGTTAATCAGATAGCATGTGGTACGAGACATGTAGCTCTTACTACCAGGCAAGGAGAGGTGTTTACGTGGGGTGAGGAATTTGGTGGGCGCCTAGGTCACGGAACTGATGCTGATATTAGTCGCCCCAAGCTTGTCGAGTCTTTATCACTAACCGTAGTTGATCTTATTTCATGTGGAGAATTCCATACTTGTGCTGTGACTACTTCCGGTGATCTATTCAATTGGGGGGATGGTTCTTACAATGTCGGACTGCTTGGGTGTGGCACTGAAGTTAGCTACTGGCTTCCAAAGAAAGTCTCAGGGCCCTTAGAAGGTCTTCAAGTTCTATCTGTTGCATGTGGCTCATGGCATTCTGCTTTGACCACATCAAGTGGAAAACTTTACACATTTGGTGATGGAACATTTGGTGTTCTTGGACATGGTGACCGTGAAACTTTAGCATACCCAAAAGAGGTAGAAGCCTTGAGTGGATTCAAAACGATCAAAGTTGCATGTGGAATTTGGCATTCTGCAGCAATTGTGGAGGTTACTAATCAGACAGGTGCAAATGTGATGTCTAAGAAGTTATATACCTGGGGTGATGGAGATAAGAACCGCCTTGGCCATGGGGACAAAGAGCCTAGGTTAGTTCCTAAATGTGTTCAAGCGCTTTTAGAGTACAATTTTCATCAGCTGGCTTGTGGACATAATATGACTGTTGCCCTAGCTACATCTGGTCGTGTGTTTACCATGGGTAGTTCCAGCAATGGCCAGCTTGGAAATCCAAAATCTGATGGCAAGCAGCCTTGCTTAGTTCAAGATAGATTGGCTAGTGAGTTGGTTGAAGAGATTTCATGTGGAGCTTCTCATGTTACAGTTTTGACTTCAAGAAGTGAAGTATATACATGGGGAATGGGTGCCAATGGAAGACTTGGTCATGGTGATCTCAAGGACAGGAAGAAGCCATGTCTTGTTGAAGCACTTAAAGATCGGCATGTCAAGAGTATATCATGTGGTTCAAATTTCACAACATGTATTTGCATACATAAGTGGGTATCAGGTGCAGATCAATCTGTCTGCACGGGTTGCAGGCAAGCATTTGGTTTCACTAGAAAGAGACATGATTGCTACAACTGTGGGCTGGTTCATTGTCATGCTTGCAGTTCAAGAAAAGTGTTGAAGGCTGCTCTAGCACCAACTCCAGGCAAGCCACATCGTGTGTGTGATTCATGCTTTCTAAAATTGAAAGCCGCAGAGACCGGCAGCAACAATTCTAACAGAAGAAATGCTGTTACTCGTCGCTCTATTGATGGGAGAGAGAAGCTTGAGAGGCCAGAAATAAGGCCTTCCAGGACAACAGCACCAGCGGAATCAGTCAAGTATACAGAGGTAAAAGCTGCAAGAAATGATATGAGAGCATCCCAAATTTCTTCCTTGCTACAGTTCAAAGATCTTAGCTTCTCTGCTCTTCAACCCACGGCGATGTCACCAGCTGTAACTATGTCACCTGCAGTACCTGCACTCTCAACACCATCTCCATacacaaagaaaacaaaatcaccTGCACCTGCAATCCCGCAATTCCCTAAAACTGATATAGATAACTTGCAGAAGTCTAACGAATTGCTGAATCAAGAAATGTTGAAGCTGCAATCTCAG GTTGATAGCTTAAAACAAAAGTGCGAGGCCCAACACGAGCAGCTTCAGATATCAGATAAGAAAACTAAAACAGTTGTCTCTATGGCCATGGAAGAATATACTAGATGCAGTGCTGTGGTCGAGTTTGTTAAATTTCTTGATAACGAG CTCAATGGTATAGTGCATGAACTGCCCAGCGATGCAGCAGAAAGCTTGAAAGCCTTACAAAATCAGGTGCAGGCACTGCTGAGGGAGCAAAGAAGTCATCCTTCTGAGCTTCTAAATCCTATGGATCATGATGGTATTCAACTGTCTAGTGGTGGAAATGCATTACATGATTTTTCCAATCATAGGTCAGGAAGTACACGCTACTTGTTCATGTCACAAGATGCCAGTTCTGCAAGTGGCTCTGCCATTTCACTTACAAGTGAACCCCCTTCCCATCGTGGCATGGAACACCACGCAATGGTTCCTAACGATTTTGTACCGAAGCATGATACTCATGGAGAAGTTCAATTAATTGAGCAGTTTGAACCTGGTGTATATGTCACACTTATCCAGCTGAAGGATGGTAGCAAAGTATTCAAGCGGGTCCGGTTCAG CAAGAAGAAATTTGCAGAGAATCAGGCTGAAGAATGGTGGCGGGAAAACCAAGAGCGGGTCTTCAAGAAGTACAGCCATCCGACTGTTCCTCAAACAACATCAACGAAAACAGGATCTTCTAACGAGGAAGAACATCACTCATGA
- the LOC127760351 gene encoding probable methyltransferase TCM_000336, with protein sequence MDTVKSLVTESARDVYASLKPERFTLADLGCSSGTNALGMVEEIVRSVAEVCRGSSPPPEFSVLLNDLPTNDFNTIFSRLPEFTGKLKADADADAGDDPMVFLSGVPGSFYGRLFPSKNVHFVCSFSSLHWLSQVPPGLLDETNGPVNKGKMFISSTSPPAVAAAYSRQFRRDFSLFLRSRAAEVVAGGRMVVSMLGREGERHADRNTTLLWDLLSESFAALVSQGVVEQGKVDAYDAPFYAPSIGEIEEEVRRQGSFRMEVARAYEASLSGSGDARKDGRTVSMAVRAIQESMLGHHFGTEIVDALFAKYTELVTATMEREEVKSVQIGVVLTRL encoded by the exons ATGGACACCGTGAAGAGCCTCGTGACGGAGTCCGCGAGGGACGTGTACGCGTCGCTCAAGCCTGAAAGGTTCACTCTGGCCGACCTCGGCTGCTCGTCGGGGACGAACGCTCTCGGCATGGTGGAGGAGATCGTCAGGAGCGTCGCCGAGGTGTGCCGCgggtcgtcgccaccgccggagtTCTCGGTGCTTCTCAACGACCTCCCCACCAACGACTTCAACACCATCTTCTCCCGCCTTCCCGAGTTCACCGGCAAGCTcaaggccgacgccgacgccgacgccggcgacgacccgATGGTGTTCCTGTCCGGCGTCCCCGGGTCCTTCTACGGGAGGCTGTTCCCCAGCAAGAATGTGCACTTCGTCTGCTCCTTCTCCAGCCTGCACTGGCTCTCTCAG GTTCCTCCCGGTCTTTTGGATGAGACGAACGGGCCCGTGAACAAGGGGAAGATGTTCATATCGAGCACGAGCCCTCCAGCCGTGGCAGCGGCGTACTCGAGGCAGTTCCGGAGAGACTTCAGCCTGTTCCTCAGGTCACGCGCCGccgaggtcgtcgccggcggccggatgGTGGTCTCCATGCTCGGCAGGGAGGGCGAGCGCCACGCGGACAGGAACACGACCCTGCTGTGGGATCTCCTCTCCGAGTCGTTCGCCGCGCTGGTGTCACAG GGGGTGGTGGAGCAGGGCAAGGTGGACGCGTACGACGCGCCGTTCTACGCGCCGTCGATAggggagatcgaggaggaggtgcggCGGCAGGGGTCGTTCAGGATGGAGGTCGCGCGGGCGTACGAGGCGAGCctgagcggcagcggcgacgcgaggaAGGACGGAAGGACGGTGTCGATGGCGGTGAGGGCCATCCAGGAGTCCATGCTGGGGCACCACTTCGGGACGGAGATCGTCGACGCGCTCTTCGCCAAGTACACCGAGCTCGTCACGGCGaccatggagagggaggaggtcaAGAGCGTCCAGATTGGAGTGGTCCTCACGAGGCTGTGA
- the LOC127785431 gene encoding flavonoid 3'-monooxygenase CYP75B137-like has product MQPMAPANVLYAALLVPTVLYLVVTRRRSRRLPPGPAGLPLVGSLPFIDPNLHTYFAGLAAKHGPILSIRLGSKVDIVVTSPELAREVLRDQDSVFANRVMPDAGNAVSFGGVQNIVGNPVGPMWRLLRRLCVHEMLSPSGLANVHDLRRHEFRSTLRYLHTKSGEPVDVGAQMFLNTMNVITSAMWGGTIGSESERAAVGSEFRGLVAEVTELLGTPNVSDFFPALAPFDLQGIRGKMERFRSRFDLMFAKIIQQRMKAQQDGGETATDFLECMLKMEKEGGDGKAPFTMDNVKALLLDMVVGGTETTSNTVEWAMAEMLQNPQVLKKAQQELDSVVGRDEVVEEWHLPQLHYLRMVIKETLRLHPALPLMVPHSPSAASTVGGYHVPEGSRVFVNVWAIQRNPLVWNEPLEFNPERFAGDEGHKWDFTGSQFDYFPFGSGRRICAGIAMAEKMTAYSVAMLLQAFDWKLPQGVQPDLSEKFGIVMKKATPLVAIPTPRLSRTELYYACEAKPTLHN; this is encoded by the exons ATGCAGCCCATGGCACCAGCAAACGTTCTCTACGCTGCATTGCTTGTGCCAACGGTGCTGTACCTAGTCGTCACCcggcggcgcagccgccgcTTGCCACCCGGACCGGCGGGGCTTCCCCTCGTTGGCAGCCTCCCTTTCATCGACCCAAACTTGCACACCTATTTCGCTGGCCTCGCCGCCAAGCACGGGCCCATCCTCTCCATCCGCCTCGGCTCCAAGGTGGACATTGTCGTCACTTCCCCGGAGCTAGCCCGCGAGGTGCTCCGTGACCAGGACTCCGTCTTCGCCAATCGGGTCATGCCGGACGCCGGCAACGCGGTCTCCTTCGGCGGCGTGCAGAACATCGTGGGCAACCCTGTCGGGCCCATGTggcgcctgctccgccgcctctgcGTTCACGAGATGCTGAGCCCGTCGGGGCTCGCCAACGTGCACGATCTCCGCCGGCACGAGTTCAGGTCGACCCTACGTTACCTCCACACGAAGTCCGGCGAGCCTGTCGATGTCGGCGCACAGATGTTCCTCAACACCATGAACGTGATCACGAGCGCCATGTGGGGAGGCACCATCgggagcgagagcgagagggcGGCAGTGGGGAGCGAGTTCAGGGGCCTCGTCGCCGAGGTCACCGAGCTTCTCGGCACGCCCAACGTCTCGGACTTCTTCCCGGCGCTGGCGCCGTTTGACCTGCAGGGCATCCGGGGCAAGATGGAGCGGTTCAGGTCACGGTTCGACCTGATGTTCGCCAAGATCATACAGCAGCGGATGAAAGCCCagcaggacggcggcgagacggcgacGGACTTCTTGGAATGCATGCTCAAGATGGAgaaggaaggcggcgacggTAAAGCTCCCTTCACCATGGACAACGTCAAGGCCCTCCTCTTG GACATGGTGGTCGGCGGGACGGAGACCACGTCGAACACCGTGGAATGGGCCATGGCGGAGATGCTGCAGAACCCTCAGGTGCTAAAGAAGGCGCAGCAAGAGCTCGACAGCGTCGTGGGCCGGGACGAAGTGGTGGAGGAGTGGCACCTCCCGCAGCTCCACTATCTCCGCATGGTGATCAAGGAGACGCTCAGGCTGCACCCGGCGCTGCCCCTGATGGTGCCGCACAGCCCGAGCGCCGCCTCGACGGTCGGTGGCTACCACGTTCCCGAGGGCAGCCGCGTGTTCGTCAACGTCTGGGCGATCCAGAGGAATCCTCTGGTCTGGAACGAACCACTCGAGTTCAACCCTGAGAGGTTTGCTGGGGACGAAGGCCACAAGTGGGACTTCACCGGTAGCCAGTTCGACTACTTCCCGTTCGGGTCCGGTCGGAGGATCTGTGCTGGGATAGCCATGGCGGAGAAGATGACGGCCTACTCGGTCGCCATGCTGCTGCAGGCGTTCGACTGGAAGCTGCCGCAGGGCGTTCAGCCTGACCTGTCCGAGAAGTTTGGGATCGTGATGAAGAAGGCCACGCCGTTGGTAGCAATACCGACGCCAAGGTTATCCAGGACTGAGCTTTATTATGCGTgtgaagccaagcctaccttgcatAATTAA